Proteins encoded together in one Musa acuminata AAA Group cultivar baxijiao chromosome BXJ3-6, Cavendish_Baxijiao_AAA, whole genome shotgun sequence window:
- the LOC135641853 gene encoding coatomer subunit beta-1-like encodes MEKSCSILVHFDKGSPAMANEIKEALEGSDVEAKIDAMKKAVMLLVNGETLPQIFITIVRYVLPSDDHTVQKLLLLYLEIIDKTDARGRVLPEMILICQNLRNNLQHANEYIRGVTLRFLCRLSEPEILEPLVPSVLANLEHRHPFVRRHALLAVAAIHRLPGQAGEQLLPDASELVEKVLASEQDPSARRNAFLMLATCAQTRAVVHLLSQADHVPEWGELLQMAALDLIRKVCRSNPSEKGKYIKIIISLLNSPSAAVVYESAGTLVSLSSAPTAIRAAANTYCQLLVSQSDNNVKLIVLDRLNELKLLHREIMVEMIMDVLRALSSPNLDIRRKTLDIALDLITSRNVDEVVLMLKKEVVKTQSTELEKNGEYRQMLVQAIHLCAIKFPEVASTVVHLLMDFLGDTNVASSIDVILFVREIIEANPKLRVSIITRLLDTFYQICTARVCSCALWIIGEYCLSLSEVESGIQTIKQFLGDLPFYVATEDGEAADASKKPQQVSTATLSSRRPVVLADGTYATQSAASETALSAPMVLPGSLASSLNLRSLILSGDFFVGAVVACTLTKLVLRLEQVQPSKAEANKACSGALLIMTSMLQLGQSSFFPQPIDNDSHDRIVLCIRLLCNTGDEVRKIWLQSCRQSFAKMLAEKQFREAEEIKAKAQISHAQPDDLIDFYHLKNRKGMSQLELEDEVQDDLKRATGEFMRDGDDANKLNRILQLTGFSDPVYAEAFVTVHHYDIVLDVTVINRTKETLQNLCLELATMGDLKLVDRPQNYTLAPESSKQIRANIKVSSTETGVIFGNIVYETSNVLERTVVVLNDIHIDIMDYISPATCADVTFRNMWAEFEWENKVAVNSLIQDEKEFLNHIIKSTNMKCLTPPSALDGECGFLAANLYAKSVFGEDALVNISVEKQTDGKLSGYIRIRSKTQGIALSLGDKITLKQKGGN; translated from the exons ATGGAGAAATCGTGCTCGATCCTGGTCCACTTCGATAAGGGCTCCCCGGCCATGGCGAACGAGATCAAGGAGGCCCTCGAGGGCAGCGACGTTGAGGCCAAGATCGATGCCATGAAGAAGGCCGTCATGCTCCTTGTCAACGGTGAGACGCTCCCCCAGATCTTCATCACCATCGTCCGCTATGTCCTCCCCTCCGACGACCACACCGTGCAGAAGTTGCTCCTCCTCTACCTGGAGATCATCGACAAGACCGACGCCCGCGGCCGCGTCCTCCCCGAGATGATCCTCATCTGCCAGAACCTCCGCAACAACCTGCAGCACGCCAACGAGTACATCCGCGGCGTCACCCTCCGGTTCCTCTGCCGCTTGTCCGAGCCAGAGATCCTGGAGCCGCTTGTCCCATCCGTCCTCGCCAATCTCGAGCACCGCCACCCCTTCGTCCGCCGCCACGCCCTCCTCGCCGTCGCAGCCATCCACCGCCTCCCCGGCCAGGCCGGTGAGCAGCTCCTTCCCGACGCCTCGGAGCTCGTCGAGAAGGTTCTCGCCTCCGAGCAGGACCCCTCCGCACGCCGCAACGCCTTCCTCATGCTTGCCACCTGCGCCCAGACGCGCGCCGTAGTGCACCTCCTCTCACAGGCCGACCACGTCCCCGAGTGGGGCGAACTCCTCCAAATGGCCGCCCTCGACCTCATCCGCAAGGTCTGCCGCTCCAACCCTTCCGAGAAGGGCAAGTACATCAAGATCATCATCTCCCTTCTCAATTCCCCGTCTGCTGCGGTCGTCTATGAGAGTGCCGGGACGCTTGTCTCATTGTCATCTGCCCCAACCGCCATCCGTGCAGCTGCCAACACCTACTGCCAGCTCCTCGTCTCACAGAGTGACAACAATGTGAAGCTCATTGTGCTCGACCGTCTCAACGAGCTCAAGTTGTTGCACAGGGAGATCATGGTGGAGATGATCATGGATGTTCTTCGTGCGCTTTCAAGCCCAAATCTTGACATCAGGCGCAAGACTCTCGACATTGCCCTCGATCTGATCACGTCCAGGAACGTTGATGAGGTGGTGCTCATGCTTAAGAAAGAGGTCGTTAAGACACAGAGCACTGAGCTTGAGAAGAATGGGGAATACCGGCAGATGCTGGTGCAGGCTATCCATTTGTGTGCAATCAAGTTCCCTGAGGTTGCTAGCACAGTTGTCCATCTGCTGATGGATTTCCTCGGTGATACCAATGTGGCTTCTTCTATTGATGTGATTCTCTTTGTCAGAGAGATAATTGAGGCCAACCCAAAGCTAAGGGTTTCCATTATCACCAGACTGCTCGACACATTTTATCAGATCTGCACTGCGAGAGTTTGCTCGTGTGCTCTTTGGATCATTGGTGAGTATTGCCTTTCGCtctctgaggtggagagtggGATCCAGACAATTAAGCAGTTCCTTGGAGATCTTCCCTTTTATGTTGCCACTGAGGATGGTGAAGCAGCAGATGCTTCAAAGAAACCACAGCAGGTATCAACTGCCACTCTTTCTTCCAGACGGCCTGTGGTTTTGGCAGATGGGACCTATGCAACGCAAAGTGCTGCCTCTGAAACTGCTTTGTCTGCTCCAATGGTTCTTCCTGGATCTTTGGCTTCATCATTAAATTTGAGGTCATTGATTCTGTCTGGTGACTTCTTTGTGGGGGCAGTTGTTGCTTGCACCTTGACTAAGCTGGTTTTGAGATTGGAACAGGTTCAGCCGTCAAAGGCTGAAGCAAACAAAGCATGCAGTGGGGCCTTGCTGATCATGACTTCCATGTTGCAGTTGGGACAATCTTCATTTTTTCCGCAGCCGATTGATAATGATTCACATGACAGGATTGTCCTATGCATAAGATTGCTCTGCAACACTGGTGATGAGGTTAGGAAAATATGGTTGCAGTCATGCCGCCAGAGTTTTGCAAAGATGCTTGCAGAGAAGCAATTTCGAGAGGCTGAGGAGATTAAAGCTAAGGCACAGATTTCCCATGCACAACCTGatgatcttattgatttctaccattTGAAGAATAGAAAG GGTATGAGCCAGCTTGAGTTGGAGGATGAGGTTCAAGATGATTTGAAACGTGCAACTGGCGAATTTATGAGGGATGGAGATGATGCAAATAAGTTGAATCGAATTCTTCAACTCACTGGATTCAGTGATCCTGTGTATGCTGAGGCATTTGTCACAGTTCATCATTATGACATAGTTCTAGACGTCACAGTGATTAACCGAACAAAGGAAACACTTCAGAACCTGTGTTTGGAATTAGCAACCATGGGAGACCTCAAACTTGTTGACCGACCACAGAACTATACTCTCGCTCCAGAATCAAGCAAACAAATACGAGCTAATATAAAAGTCTCCTCAACAGAAACTGGTGTGATATTTGGTAATATTGTATATGAAACTTCAAATGTGCTCGAGAGAACTGTTGTTGTCCTCAATGATATTCACATTGATATCATGGACTACATATCTCCTGCTACCTGTGCTGATGTGACATTTAGGAATATGTGGGCAGAATTTGAGTGGGAAAATAAg GTTGCGGTGAATTCTTTAATACAGGATGAGAAGGAATTTTTGAATCACATTATCAAGTCAACAAACATGAAGTGCCTCACACCACC CTCTGCGCTGGATGGGGAGTGTGGGTTTCTTGCTGCTAACCTCTATGCAAAGAGTGTCTTTGGAGAGGATGCTTTGGTCAATATAAGTGTTGAGAAGCAGACTGATGGGAAGCTGAGTGGTTATATTAGGATAAGGAGCAAGACACAAGGAATTGCTCTCAGTTTAGGAGACAAGATCACTCTCAAACAGAAGGGTGGAAATTAG
- the LOC103986890 gene encoding B-box zinc finger protein 32, whose product MKAARWRGCELCGGAAAVHCEADAAFLCWACDARVHGANFLVARHLRRVACAGCGALDEDRLLAGAGSPPVRSLCSACGPAGSGFSDDSESVSCISTAESIAAASAGRRGQASAEGVLARRGGRAGLGRRRVAEAVPAAVGRPRRACRGTAETRSRVSLEAAPWLAARRRGWRGSGTREEAMLRSSRAASGVPVELIVRASTRLAGAAMRARAMAMEEGWAECY is encoded by the coding sequence ATGAAGGCTGCGAGGTGGAGGGGCTGCGAGCTCTGCGGCGGTGCGGCCGCCGTGCACTGCGAGGCGGACGCGGCGTTCCTCTGCTGGGCATGCGACGCCCGCGTGCACGGCGCGAACTTCCTCGTCGCGCGCCACCTCCGGCGCGTCGCCTGCGCCGGGTGCGGCGCCCTCGACGAGGATCGCCTCCTCGCCGGCGCTGGGTCTCCTCCGGTCCGCTCCCTGTGCAGCGCCTGTGGCCCCGCTGGGTCCGGATTCTCTGACGACTCGGAATCGGTCTCCTGCATCTCCACCGCGGAGTCGATCGCGGCCGCGTCGGCCGGGCGGCGGGGGCAGGCGAGTGCGGAGGGGGTTCTGGCGAGAAGGGGCGGGCGTGCCGGTCTGGGGAGGCGGCGCGTCGCGGAAGCGGTGCCCGCTGCTGTGGGGCGTCCGAGAAGGGCGTGCCGGGGAACGGCGGAGACGCGCTCGAGGGTGAGCTTGGAGGCGGCGCCGTGGCTCGCCGCGAGGAGGCGCGGGTGGAGAGGGAGCGGCACGCGGGAGGAGGCGATGCTGAGGAGCTCCAGGGCGGCTTCGGGCGTGCCTGTGGAGCTCATCGTTCGAGCCTCGACTCGGCTCGCAGGTGCTGCGATGCGCGCCAGAGCCATGGCCATGGAAGAAGGTTGGGCTGAGTGCTATTAA
- the LOC135640282 gene encoding LOW QUALITY PROTEIN: WRKY transcription factor WRKY51-like (The sequence of the model RefSeq protein was modified relative to this genomic sequence to represent the inferred CDS: inserted 2 bases in 1 codon): MGVDLMGYRKMDDQIAIQEAAAAGIRSMEHLVLRLSDQQQQQQDCREIADLAVSKFKKVISILNRTGHARFRRGPTGPPPPGRPSLPAASKTLTLAPVPLRVKPPDHPLPLPTPQALTLDFTKPIFATAASEVSPPSRYNKGCFSISKSLSSATSSFVSSVTGDGSVSNGRLGTSSLLLPPQPIVVGKSPLSSALHQRGHEHTHAHSDHVAGKYAVPGSRCHCSKKRKSRVKRTIRVPAISSKVADIPGDEYSWRKYGQKPIKGSPYPRGYYKCSTVRGCPARKHVERAPDDPAMLIVTYEAEHRHNPTVAGASPKPXPPPPLSDVALLLPRSNPGRSLFPLMM, translated from the exons ATGGGCGTCGATCTCATGGGGTACCGCAAGATGGACGATCAGATCGCCATCCAGGAGGCGGCCGCTGCCGGTATCCGCTCCATGGAGCACCTCGTCCTCCGCCTCTccgaccagcagcagcagcagcaagactGCCGCGAGATCGCCGACCTCGCCGTCTCTAAGTTCAAAAAGGTGATCTCCATCCTCAACCGCACCGGCCACGCCCGCTTCCGCCGCGGCCCGACCGGCCCGCCCCCGCCGGGTCGGCCGTCGCTTCCCGCAGCGTCGAAGACACTAACCCTCGCCCCGGTTCCGCTGCGGGTCAAGCCCCCTGACCACCCGCTCCCGTTGCCGACTCCCCAGGCCCTAACCCTGGACTTCACCAAACCGATCTTCGCCACCGCCGCAAGCGAGGTGTCACCCCCGAGCCGGTACAACAAGGGGTGCTTCAGTATCTCGAAGTCGTTGTCGTCGGCGACGTCTTCGTTCGTGTCATCCGTGACTGGCGACGGCAGCGTGTCGAACGGCAGGCTCGGGACCTCCTCTCTACTCCTCCCCCCCCAGCCCATCGTTGTCGGAAAGTCGCCTCTCTCGTCCGCCCTCCACCAGCGGGGCCACGAGCACACCCACGCCCACTCCGATCACGTCGCCGGAAAGTACGCCGTCCCCGgctcccgctgccactgctcCAAGAAAAG GAAATCTCGGGTTAAGCGGACGATACGCGTGCCGGCGATCAGCTCCAAGGTAGCCGATATCCCCGGCGACGAGTACTCGTGGCGCAAGTACGGGCAGAAGCCCATCAAGGGTTCCCCTTACCCTAG GGGCTACTATAAATGCAGTACCGTCCGAGGCTGCCCCGCGAGGAAGCACGTGGAGCGGGCGCCGGATGACCCCGCGATGCTGATCGTGACCTACGAGGCGGAGCACCGCCACAACCCCACCGTCGCCGGCGCTTCGCCGAagcc gccaccgccgccgctatCTGATGTCGCCCTCCTGCTTCCTAGGTCTAATCCCGGCCGTTCACTGTTCCCTTTGATGATGTAA